The Pirellulales bacterium DNA window GACACGCACCTGGGCGGCGACGACTTCGACCAGGCCCTGATCAACTATGTGGCCGACGAGTTCCAGCGCGAGCAAGGCATCGACCTGCGCAAGGACACGATGGCCCTGCAACGCCTGCAGGAAGCCTGCGAAAAGGCCAAGAAAGAACTCAGTTCGTCGGCCACGACCGACATCAATCTGCCGTTCATCACGGCCGACGCGAGCGGTCCCAAGCACCTGCAGATTTCGATCCCGCGCGCCAAGTTCGAGCAGTTGGTCGACCAACTGGTCGAGCGCTGCCGCGGCCCGGTGCTGCGGGCCCTGGAAGACGCCAAGCTCAAGCCCTCGGAAATCGACGAGGTCGTGCTGGTGGGCGGTTCGACCCGGATTCCGAAGGTCCAGGAGCTGGTACGCAAGCTGTTCAACAAGGAGCCTCACAAGGGCGTCAACCCCGACGAGGTGGTGGCCGTCGGCGCGGCGATTCAAGGTGGCGTGCTGTCGGGCACGGTGCAGGACGTGCTGCTGTTGGACGTGACGCCGCTATCGCTGGGCATCGAAACGCTCGGTGGCGTGATGACCCGGCTGATCGAGCGCAACACGACGATTCCCTGCGAGCGCAAGCAGGAGTTCAGCACGGCCGACGACAATCAAACGGCCGTGACGATCAAGGTGTTCCAGGGCGAACGCGAGATGGCCAACGACAATCGGCTGCTCGGACAGTTCAACCTCGAGGGCCTTCCGCCGGCGCCGCGCGGCGTGCCACGGATCGAGGTCAAGTTCGACATCGACGCCAACGGCATCCTGAACGTTTCGGCCAAGGACATGGCCACCAGCAAGGAGCAGACGGTCCGGATCCAGAACACCGGCGGCTTGTCGAAGGACGAGATCGACCGGATGAAGCGCGATGCGGAACAGCATGCCGGCGAAGACAAGAAGCGTCGCGAGCTGGCCGAGCTGCGCAACCAGAGCGAGTCGATGTGCTTCCAACTTGAGAAACTCCTCAAGGAGCACGAGGGCAAGCTCGGTGACGCAGACAAGACGGCTGTCACGTCGGCGATCGAGAAGACGCGCTCGGTGGCCAAGGGCGAAGACGTCGAGGCGATCAAGCAGGCGATCCACGAGCTCGAACAGGCTTCGCACGCCGTGAGCCGGGCCTTGTATTCCGGCACCGGCGGGGCGCAGCCTGGCGGCCCCGCGCCCGGCGACGGCGCCAGCAAGCCGAAGTCGAGCGAGGACGACGCCATCGACGCGGAATTCGAAGTCAAGGATTCCTGATCCCGTTTCGCCTGTAACGGAAGTGGGAAGAGGGCGACGAACTGATCCGCGGGCAGCCGTCCGGAACCGGCTGCCGCGGACGACCGCCGTGTGAAGTTGTGCGCACCAGGTACGCGCCGACGGCGCCAGGAGGCACGCGATGGCATTCCGCTTCGACAAGTTCACGATCAAGGCCCAAGAGGCCGTGCAGCGCGCTAGCAACCTGGCCGCCGACCGCGGCAATGCCCAGATCGAGCCGCTGCACCTGCTCGCCGGACTGCTGGCCGAAACCGACGGCCTGGTCCGCCCGCTGATCGACAAGATCGGGGCCAATCGCGGGCAGCTCGACCAGGTCGTCTCGGCGGACTTGGCGAGGCTCCCCAGCTCGAGCGGTGGCGCTACGCCGCAGCTCAGCTCGGTGGCTGCGCAGATCCTGTCGGCTGCGCAACAAGAAGCCGACACGATGAAGGACGAGTACGTCTCGACCGAGCATCTGCTGTTGGCTCTCACCAAGACGGATTCACCCGCCAAACGCCTCTTGAAGCTCCACGCGATCGGCGATCAGGAATTGCTGGCGGCGCTGCGTGCCGTGCGCGGCTCCGGGCGCGTGGCCGATCAGAACCCCGAGGAAAAATTCCAGGCCCTGAAGCGCTAC harbors:
- a CDS encoding Hsp70 family protein; translated protein: DTHLGGDDFDQALINYVADEFQREQGIDLRKDTMALQRLQEACEKAKKELSSSATTDINLPFITADASGPKHLQISIPRAKFEQLVDQLVERCRGPVLRALEDAKLKPSEIDEVVLVGGSTRIPKVQELVRKLFNKEPHKGVNPDEVVAVGAAIQGGVLSGTVQDVLLLDVTPLSLGIETLGGVMTRLIERNTTIPCERKQEFSTADDNQTAVTIKVFQGEREMANDNRLLGQFNLEGLPPAPRGVPRIEVKFDIDANGILNVSAKDMATSKEQTVRIQNTGGLSKDEIDRMKRDAEQHAGEDKKRRELAELRNQSESMCFQLEKLLKEHEGKLGDADKTAVTSAIEKTRSVAKGEDVEAIKQAIHELEQASHAVSRALYSGTGGAQPGGPAPGDGASKPKSSEDDAIDAEFEVKDS